A single Dermacentor variabilis isolate Ectoservices chromosome 9, ASM5094787v1, whole genome shotgun sequence DNA region contains:
- the LOC142557279 gene encoding RING-type E3 ubiquitin-protein ligase PPIL2 has product MGKRQHQKDKLYLTTTEWSTIYGGRRPNATRQAEGSEFKRLPFDHCALSLQPFEHPLCTPEGIIYDIMNIVPFVKKYGIDPASGKPIDAKKLIRLNFAKNADGKYHCPVLYKVFNENTHIVAIKTTGNVFSYDAVDQLNLRAKNFKDLLTDEPFTRQDIITLQDPSDLEKFNLSRFHHLKHNLKVIDPEEEKMKSDPKYTLRKMNAETRTILDTLDKEYKPPTEAEKTEKVVRKADKFNAAHYSTGAVAASFTSTVMEVTTAHEPAVLADDVVRYSMVKKKGYVQLQTTHGNLNFELYCDAVPKTCENFVGLCKKGYYDNTKFHRSIRHFMIQGGDPTGTGKGGDSLWGKPFKDEFKPNLVHQGRGMLSMANEGPNMNKSQFFVTYRSCRHLDSKHTVFGKLVGGLDALNTIESVETDNKDRPIEDIVILKAVVFVDPFEEVDEELKKKREDEATKKRQGDSEQMEKKLKAKRVLKEFHKGVGKYIDPETAKAATKETEAEVPVKKVKAVTGKFGDFSCW; this is encoded by the coding sequence ATGGGCAAACGACAGCATCAGAAGGACAAGCTCTATCTCACGACTACGGAATGGTCGACGATCTACGGCGGTCGACGACCCAATGCGACGCGCCAGGCCGAAGGCTCCGAATTCAAGCGACTGCCGTTCGACCACTGCGCACTTTCGTTACAGCCTTTCGAGCACCCGCTATGCACACCCGAAGGAATCATCTACGACATCATGAACATCGTCCCCTTCGTCAAGAAGTACGGCATCGACCCCGCCAGCGGCAAGCCCATCGACGCCAAAAAGTTGATTCGGCTCAACTTCGCCAAGAACGCCGACGGCAAGTACCACTGCCCCGTCTTGTACAAGGTGTTCAACGAAAACACACACATCGTCGCCATCAAGACGACCGGAAACGTCTTCTCGTACGACGCCGTCGACCAGCTGAACCTTCGGGCCAAGAACTTCAAGGACTTGCTCACGGACGAGCCGTTCACGAGGCAGGACATCATCACCCTGCAGGACCCGAGCGACCTCGAGAAGTTCAACCTCTCCCGGTTTCACCACCTCAAGCACAACCTCAAGGTGATCGACCCCGAAGAAGAGAAGATGAAGTCCGACCCCAAGTACACCCTGCGAAAGATGAATGCCGAAACGCGCACCATCCTCGACACGTTGGACAAGGAGTACAAGCCGCCCACGGAGGCGGAGAAGACGGAGAAAGTTGTCCGGAAGGCGGACAAGTTCAACGCCGCGCACTACTCCACCGGAGCCGTGGCCGCCTCGTTCACGTCCACTGTCATGGAGGTCACCACTGCGCACGAACCGGCCGTGCTGGCGGACGACGTGGTGCGTTACTCCATGGTGAAGAAGAAGGGCTACGTCCAGCTCCAGACGACGCACGGCAACCTCAACTTCGAGCTGTACTGCGACGCCGTGCCCAAGACGTGCGAGAACTTCGTGGGCCTCTGCAAGAAGGGCTACTACGACAACACCAAGTTCCACCGGTCCATACGCCACTTTATGATACAGGGCGGAGACCCCACGGGAACCGGGAAAGGAGGAGATTCCCTTTGGGGGAAACCGTTCAAGGACGAGTTCAAGCCTAATCTCGTCCACCAAGGCAGAGGCATGCTGAGCATGGCAAACGAAGGGCCAAACATGAACAAGTCGCAGTTCTTCGTGACATACCGGTCTTGCCGCCATTTGGATTCAAAGCACACCGTGTTTGGCAAGCTGGTTGGTGGTCTGGATGCACTGAACACGATCGAATCTGTCGAGACCGACAATAAGGATCGTCCCATCGAAGACATTGTCATTCTAAAGGCTGTCGTCTTTGTGGATCCTTTTGAGGAGGTAGACGAGGAgctgaaaaagaagagagaagacgaGGCAACGAAAAAGAGACAAGGCGACAGTGAGCAAATGGAAAAGAAGCTGAAAGCCAAGAGGGTTCTCAAAGAGTTCCACAAGGGAGTTGGCAAGTACATTGATCCCGAAACTGCAAAGGCAGCTACCAAGGAGACGGAAGCTGAAGTACCAGTGAAGAAAGTGAAGGCAGTGACTGGAAAGTTTGGGGACTTCAGTTGCTGGTGA